TTTGCTCAACATTCTTGTGAGTTTTTATAACCTTGTGTGCATACTTATTGTTGTGTGATCAGCAGTCCAAGCTTCTGGTGCAACTGCATCCTCTCATGAGGTGAGTTATTTCTTATATAATGGATTTATGGAAGTTAAAGAACAATGCTATGTTGAGAGGTTGCATGTAATGTTGCTATGTTACACGCTTTTAGTTAATATTCTTCTGGATTACAAAGTTATTTGGTCAATAAAGATGATTTTGCCACCTACTGGCgtgtatttttttgtttgttaagaatGATCCTTGAGACCTCCAACGAGAAAGGATAATTATTTACGTCTTTAATGTATGCAGGCATCAGATGCTTCATTTGTTAAAAAGCCAGCAGCAAGCATGCTTAGTGGGAAGAGGCCTGTTCAAGCAGCTGTGAGTTCTTGACACTGTTAATTATTTTTGTTCATAGGTTGTGgaagttatttttatcttgatATCTTGTGATTGACGATATTTTCTATCAGCCTACCAACAAAAAAGGGGCTTCTGCTAAAGGGGGTGTGAGTAAGAAGAGTGATGCACCTGCACAGACAAAATCCTCTAAATCTGCTGAAACACCCGAAGATGTTGAGGTAGAGTGGTACACACTTATTGATATGTGAGTTGTCTAATTTTTACTTCAAATTCTACATCTTTTTGTCTCACTATTTTTCTGAATATTTGCAGCCATCTGAAATGGGTCTTGAAGAGATTGAAAGCAAATTCGGTTCTCTTGTACAAGCAGATGCTATTTCCCAATTGAAGAGTGCTGTGTGGAAGGAACGGCTTGAAGGTTTGTTATAACGATACTgatttgtttaataaaaaattaggtgattttttatttatttaattgtgatTGTTTCCTATTAGTTATGCAATCACACTAGGCATGGCTTCTACCTTTAATGTCTATCCATTTcactatatattatttattttttgaaaagaaACTATACTTGAATTTTTGACGAAATAATACAAGGGGAGTGTGATATTAGTGTGCATACAATAACATTACAAATGTAAAAAAAAACTCCACTACCATACCAAGTCTTAAAACGAAATATCATTGAACTCTTATGCATCATATAACTGAATGGCGATGCAAAATATCTATAAACCTTCCTCAACATCTGCAAAGATTCTTCTACCGTGTTCTAGCCATATAGCTCAGTAGATAGCCATTGTTACAACAATATACATCTTTAACCTCTTGTCACCCGGAACAACATATCCCAAGAGATCGGAGCAATGTTGTGGCTTAGCTCACTGCTATTTTAAACTCTCTTTATAACTTAAACCACATCAATATAGAAAAATCATAATGCAGAAACAAGTGATCTACTAACTCTGGCCTTTTTGCCTAAAACACATCATTTAGGACACAAAACTTAGTTGGCCTCCTTTTCGTAGCACCTCATGTACACCGAGACACCATGAAAGCAGTAACTATACAAAAATATTACTTTTGATGGTACTGAGCTTTTCCAGATATTTTACATTAAAGAATTGGTAGAACAGTGTATTATATTTCTTAGATAAAAGCCTTATGGGAGTGGAATTGATATATCTTTTTGGATGCTTTAGTTTCTATTTActtaaaatgacttttttttgcAGCAATATCTTCATTTAAACAACAAGTGGAAGGTTTATCAGACCTAGACCACTGAATTGAGTTATTGATTCGTTTACTGTGTGTTGTCCCTGGCTGGAGTGAGAAAAATGTCCAGGTATTTAAAGGTTTCATTGCTGCAGATATCTGTCTTTTTTACCTTTGTGGATATTTTTGGCTGTGGAGATAGTTATTTAAGGCATGGAGTTTGAATAGTGCAGGTTCAGCAGCAGGTTATTGAAGTTGTTACTTTCATAGCCTCTTCGTCAACCAAATTTCCTAAGAAGTGTGTAGTGCTTTGCCTTCTGGGTAAGTGTTCCTTGGTTTTGGTTGATCATAAGTTTGGAGCTGGGATTTGTTTGCTTAAAACTGTGTGATCTTTTTGTACGGGTATTTGGCTTCTTAGTTGTTTGGTGGTTGATTAGATAGTTCCTTATTTTTGCTTGTCATTATTCCTGAATTGACAGGTATAAGTGAGCGTGTCGCTGGCATCAAGACTCGTGCTCATGCCATGAAGTGCCTTACTACTTTTTGTGAAGCTGTAGGTcctggatttatttttgaaagagtaagtcTTACATTTAAATCATTTCTATGGAGAAGTTTGTTTGCACTTCTCTTGTGAACTTCTGAAGTAGGGATGAAACATATTAGGTTCTAAATTGATtggaacttgtatttcttttctttgattgcttttttcattttttataatcCAATAAAAGTCAAGGAATTATGTGGTTAATATTGTTAATGATCTGATATAGCTATGAGATCTGAGGGCTCTCTAATAATACATTTGTTACATTTAATGGGTTGCTCTTGTTACTTCTATAATGAATTTGTGTTTCCTCAATGGTTGTTCACATCCATTACAGATCCTTAGATCATGTATAACTTGAGTTCGCTGATTTGTGATGACATTTTTACTGTGTCAACATCTTCACTGAGATGGTTCCTGGTCGTAATCCTTATGCTCTCTTCCTCACTCCTATACTCTTGAAAAATCATATGTAATGTCGAACTGAACTTAATCCATGATTAGTAACTAATGATGTCTACAATATAACTTATGTACTGATTTTTTATTTGTAAGCTGTAAAGTTGATCTTACTGTATTTTCCTTTTTAAAAATTCATTACTTGAATCAGGAGAATTGTAAAATCTTATTTCATGTGAATTGTTCTGAACAAGTGAACGAGTTGAATTGTTGAACTAAATTCAATCTGTGTATAGCTTAGTAAAATGTATTTGTCTATGTTCTTGTTTTAATGTTGAGGATTGTAGTTTCATTAGCCCAATAATGAAAATAGTAGTAGTTTCAAATAGGTCCATGATTTTTCATCATAACCGTTTCCATCTTTAGATGGTAACAAGATGATCTTTTTTTCGGCAGTAACTTGGTTGGCAACAAATTTACaatgaatggctcaaacaataGGTAATTTTCCTCAGTATTTTAGAATAGCTTCCTTCATTTTTGCTCTTATTTGTACTGCACTTAATAAATATGTTTCAAGTGTCTTATTTTTGCTCTTATTTGTATGTTAAGTTACTATCTTATTTTTGGAAGACTTATCCCCCTTTTTTTTTCTCTGTCTCTTTTCCTTTTGCTCAGTCTTTATAAGGCTCCATGCAATGGTTTGAAGGAAATCTTGTGTTGAAGCTATTGTCTCCTAATAAAAGTTGCAATTCGTTCTATTGTTCTTTATGTTTTAttctattataaatattttattatgggTGACTTGCTAATGTTGTTAAATGTGTCATCTTACAAGTTAgattttttcttgttcttttgcATAATACATATGGTTAAATGATAGGCTCTATGGAGCATATTAGGCTCTATAGTTATCtgtgttgttttttagttttttctacTGTTATTTAAATCTATTAAATAATTTGTGCCAAATTCTGCATTGGCTTGTATTGCTTGCTGAAACTAGTTTAATATGTTTGCTATATCTTTATATGCTTGCTATCGTAATTTTTATGTTGCTGTCTATTATTTTAATATGCTTgctatctatatatgtatataagaaaCTAGTTTTATGGCTCTTTTGCAGATTTAAACTTTGTTTATTGTTTTATTGCGATAAGCTTTGGAGAGATAATAGATAATGTGTGAAACTTGATGTATTGCTTGTACTCTTTTGAATCTTTTCTTGTTCTATATATTTTCTCTGGTTTTCTTTGTTATTCTTTGGATTTAGCCGATACAAATGGTGAATCCTTGTGTTGTCCTTATTGACACTTTGCAAACAATAGCTTAAAAGTTGCTTTTTCTCTTTTGGATAATTATCTATCAGCACTGGTAGATAATTTTGGGTTATGATGAATCTAcactacatatatataatatggcCAAATGTGTTAAGTACTTCTACATATCTAAGCTTATGCTTTCTACATATACTCATGTGAAGTGATCTCGTGTTtgtcatttattcttttaaatttctgTTGAGAGTTTAGCTGTGGAATAAAAGAGACATTGGTAACTATGCTCTCTCTGATGTATTTTACTTGCACTAATTTTATTCCAATGGGTAACTAGTTCATATACTGTAAATTTTAGGATAGAAAAGTTCAAAATTTTCTTTACTCTGTCATTATTTTGTGCTTGACTAGTACTAGAGAAGGTGAAGCTTTTAACTATCCAGAAGTTGTAATAATAACTATTGTCCTTTCTCATTAAACAAACTGAAAaaggttgaataaaacaaaaaaacattTATACTCTACTGTCACAAAAATGTACAAGACTATTTCTTGATGATCAAACAGAATTAACTTAGATAATCTTTAAGTAAATGGCTAACTCATTAGAAGAGCAAACATTTCTATCTACTAGCTGGACATGATACCTATGGGAACCAAGATATAGAAACATTTTAAAGTTAGATACTTATAGTCTAAAGAAGAAGAAACTAAAGAAAGCATTAATATTCATGCACAGAGTCATTTGTTATAGCTATACTTGAAAGATATCTTTGTGATATTACAGCTATACGTATACTAGAGAAAGTAGATTCATATTGTTTTATGcataattttatgaaatatatGAATATTGCATCTGGTCTGGGATTTCTTTTTCTTCTGTTGTTATGAATATGCCTGTTGTTATAGCCAGCCATGGGTAATGTTTCATGagcaattttttcttcaaataatgCATGTGTCATGTTGTTTATGGTATATCTTAGTTTCTTGTCaatcatttaattatttaggtCTCTTCCTCCAGTAATGGATGTGAGATTCTATCTAGTCTAGTATTGGTTATCTGAAAATCTCATATTCTCAAGCTTCAGATTTTTTTTGATTCATTTTGGTATCTTAGTAGTGATCACTGCAAGCATAATAGTTGTTAtaggtcctttctttcattctctctctctctgaccatTTCTAAATGTTGATGTTTGTCTGAGTTGCTCTTAtagatatatttgttatcttgatacatttcacaagccttgttttaagttgcatgttttgttccTTCAGTCATTGTTTTgtatggtagtacatcttgctataccttGCTGTTttgtcaagttttggagttattacaaatttaatttaaactttatatgcttacaggtggaaactagcttaagtcttatgttcttaataataaaatgacttttttttttacaatgtgcaggtatattgagatgatttctttggagcaattcttgataacatttgtagttgaggcctttagaatagaagaatgtatttcactaatttttgatacatttcttgttttgtatttagtgataaaggaatctgaattgggcataaattatgttgtaatatgatttcttaagcctagactagtagactaaatattgtaattacatttgagtaattaataaaaatctatttatgttactttatttggcttcaactttcatatttgttttcctagttttgtgtaagtaaaaaaagattatgtttctctaatctaatataacacattatttgtgttatactaaagtgtagtataacacaaaaaatgtgttatacaaataatgtgttatactaaagtgtag
This genomic interval from Humulus lupulus chromosome 8, drHumLupu1.1, whole genome shotgun sequence contains the following:
- the LOC133796007 gene encoding protein MOR1-like, whose product is MLSIADIKTAVKNKVPLVQSSTLNWVTFCIETSNKAVILKVRKDYVPILMECLNDGTPYVRDAAFTALAAIAKLVGMRPLERSLEKLDDVRRRKLSEMISGSEGGTSTNTSSAVQASGATASSHEASDASFVKKPAASMLSGKRPVQAAPTNKKGASAKGGVSKKSDAPAQTKSSKSAETPEDVEPSEMGLEEIESKFGSLVQADAISQLKSAVWKERLEGLL